Genomic window (Microbacterium oxydans):
ATTCCACGGACTCGTCCCCGCACAGCTGGACGAGCTCGACCGCAAGCTCGTCCGCCTGCTGCAGGAGGACGGTCGCCGCTCGGTGACCGAGATGGCCGGAGCCGTCGGCCTCTCGCACGCGGCGGTGCGACAGCGGATCCAGCGCCTTCTCAACGAGCGCGTCGTGACGATCGGGGCGATGACCCACCCCCAGACCCACGGCTACGCGCAGTCCGCGCTCGTCGGCGTCCGCGTGGACCACCGTGTACACGAGGTGAGCGAGGCCATCTCCGCGATCGACGAGGTCTACTACCTGGTGACGACCACCGGGCACTACGACCTCATGGCCGAGCTGATGGCCACGGACAACGAGCACCTGCTCGACCTCGTGATGTCGATCCGCGCCGTCCCCGGCGTGACCGAGACCGAGACGATCAGCTTCGTCGACACCGTGAAGTGGATCTACCGGCCCGACTTCGCGACGCGCGGATCCGACTGACCCGCCGCCGCACTCGGACCGTCGAGCGCCCCGATCCGATCAGCCGCCGTACATCTCCCCCACCGGCACCGGCACGTCGAGGACGTTGCCGGGCTGCGCGAGCGGGCACGCCCACGCGGGGTCGTAGGCGCAGGAGGGGTTGTAGGCGAAGTTGAAGTCGAGCACGATCGTGCCGCGCTCGGCGTCGGAGCCGAGGTCGGCGCCCTTGATCGTGTCGATCAGGTAGCGGCCGCCGCCGTAGGTCCCGCCGGGTCGCCCGGCGAGCGCGTCCCGCACCGGGATGAACAGACCTCCGCCGTAGGACTTCAGGCGCCACACGTCGAGCGAGCCCGCATCCGGGATCTCGACCCTGCCGATCCGCTCGAACGGCACGACGCCGTCGGTCCCCGTCTCGAAGTCGAAGCCGCCGGGCTCGGCCGGGAGGATGGGCAGCTCGAAGCGCCACTCCGGGTCGTACGACGAGATCGGCAGCCCTTCGAACAGCGGCCGGTCCTCGGGCAGGAGCGCGGTCGCCGGATGCCGGAGCATCAGCTCGTCCCGCTCGATCCGCCAGAGCTCGTGCGCGTCCTCGGGCGAGTCGGCGAGGCGCACGGCCGCATAGAGGGCGAAGACCCGTCGTCTCCAGTCGACGACCTCGACGGCCGTGCGTGCGGGGGAAGTCGTCATGCCCCCAGGCTACGGGTGCCCGGCGTCCGTGCGGCCGGATGCGGCGATCATCTCCGCGTACCCGGTCTCGTACGTCGGATACTCCAGCTCGCCCAGCAGAGAGCGCAGCAGCGCCCCGTCGTACACGAACCCGCTCGGCTCCGCGGAGGCGTCGTCGGCCGGGACCTCGACGCCCAGTGTCCGCGCGATGAAGCCGACCACGTCACCGAGCGGAGCCGGCGCCGCGTCCACCGCGTGCACGAGTCGCGGCGGGTCGTCCATCCGCAGCAGCAGCTCCAGGGCGCGGACGAGGTCGGTCTCGTGGATGCGATTCGTCCGCCGTCGGTGATTGCTCGGCGCCCCCTCGCGCACCTTCTGGAGGAGGAAGTCACGACCCGGCCCGTAGATCCCCGCCGGTCGCACGATCACGGCGTCGAAGATCTCGACCGCCGCCCGCTCGCCATCCTGGAGCCCCCGCGAGCGCTCGGTCGTCGGCGCCGGCTCATCCTGCTCGGTCAGCGGCTGCCCCGCGCCCGCCCCGTCGAAGACGCCGGTCGACGACACGAACACGGTGCGCGCGGGGACGACCGGGAGGGCGTGCGCGAGATGCGTCAGGGCCTCCCGGTACGCGGATGCGGTCTCGCCCGGCGGCAGCGTCACCAGCATCGCGTCGACCGCGGGCAGCGGCGGCACCGGGGGAACGGCGAGGTCGGCGCGGACGCCCGCCGCGCCCGCCGGGAGGGGGCCGTCGCTCCGACGCAGCGCGATGACCTCGCCTCCGGCCTCGAGGAGACGCGGGGCCAGACGTGCCGCGAGCTTGCCGTAGCCGACCAGGAGCGTGCGGTGCGGCACCGGCGCGGAGGCGTCGTCCATCGCGCGCACTCAGCCCGCGGCGAGCGCAGGCAGCGCGACGCCGTGCAGCGCGTCCACCACGGGTGCCAGCTCGGGCTGGGCGGCCGCATCCTCGAGCACCTGCTCGAGAGCCGCGTCGTGGATCGGACGCGCACGTTCGTAGAGCTCGCGGCCCGCGGGGGTGAGCTCGGTGTAGATGCCGCGCCGGTCGTCGGCGCAGAGGATCCGCGTCAGGAGTCCGCGGTCCTCCAGGCGGTTCACCAGGCGGGTGGTGGCACTGGGGCTCAGGGCGGCGGCGCGGGCGAGCTGCTGCATGCGCATGTGCCACCCGTCCTGCCGGTCGAGCGCGTCCAGGACGGTGTACTCGACCACGGAGAGCTCGACGGCTTCGGCCAGGCTGCGCTCCAGCGCGGTCTCGATCAGGCCGTGCAGAGCCGCGAGCGTCCGCCAGCCCTGCGCACGCACCTCGACCGCGTCGTCACCGATACCCATGGCCATCCTCCGAGATAGTTGCTTGCGCTGTATACTTGCGTGTGCAATCATTGTCCTTCGACGCGCAATATGCCGCGTCTGCAAGTATCCCCTTCAATGTACCAGGAGAATCGTCATGCCTCTAGGACTGATCGCCCTCGCCATCGGGGCGTTCGGCATCGGACTCACCGAGTTCGTCATCATGGGCCTGCTCCCCGAGGTCGCCCGCGACTTCGGCGTCACCGAGTCGGCCGCCGGCTGGCTCATCTCCGGCTATGCGCTCGCGGTCGTCGTGGGCGCCCTCGTCCTCACCGCCGCCGCCACCCGGCTGCCCAAGAAGCCCGTCCTGCTGGGCCTGATCGTGCTGTTCATCATCGGCAACGTCCTCACCGCCCTCGCCGACGACTACGGCGTCGCGATGCTGGGCCGCATCATCGCCGCCCTCTGCCACGGCGCGTTCTTCGGCATCGGATCGGTCGTCACGGCGGGCCTCGTCGCCCCCGAGAAGAAGGCCGGCGCCATCGCGATCATGTTCACGGGTCTCACGGCCGCGAACGTCTTCGGGGTCCCGTTCGGCACCTTCCTCGGCCAGGAGCTGGGCTGGCGCTCGACCTTCTGGGCCATCTCCGGCATCGGCGTGCTGGCCTTCATCGGCATCGCGGCACTCGTCCCGCGTCTCCCCCGCCCGACCGCGCAGGTCAGCCTCCGCACGGAACTGGCCGCCTTCCGCTCCGGTCAGGTGTGGTTCTCGCTCGTCGTCACGATCCTCGCGTTCGGCGGCATGTTCGGCGCCTTCACCTACATCGCGTACACGCTCACCGAGGTCAGCGGCTTCGCGACCTCGGCCGTGCCGTGGCTTCTCGTGCTGTTCGGCGCCGGCCTCGTGCTCGGCAACTGGCTGGGCGGACGCCTGGCCGACCGCGCCATCGACCGCACGCTGGTCATCTTCATCAGCGCCCTGGTCGTCGTCCTCGCCCTGTTCGCGGTGTCTGCCCAGTCCGGCATCGCCACGATCGTCGCCCTGTTCCTCATGGGCGGCTTCGGCTTCGG
Coding sequences:
- a CDS encoding Lrp/AsnC family transcriptional regulator translates to MRSGEFHGLVPAQLDELDRKLVRLLQEDGRRSVTEMAGAVGLSHAAVRQRIQRLLNERVVTIGAMTHPQTHGYAQSALVGVRVDHRVHEVSEAISAIDEVYYLVTTTGHYDLMAELMATDNEHLLDLVMSIRAVPGVTETETISFVDTVKWIYRPDFATRGSD
- a CDS encoding DUF1684 domain-containing protein, yielding MTTSPARTAVEVVDWRRRVFALYAAVRLADSPEDAHELWRIERDELMLRHPATALLPEDRPLFEGLPISSYDPEWRFELPILPAEPGGFDFETGTDGVVPFERIGRVEIPDAGSLDVWRLKSYGGGLFIPVRDALAGRPGGTYGGGRYLIDTIKGADLGSDAERGTIVLDFNFAYNPSCAYDPAWACPLAQPGNVLDVPVPVGEMYGG
- a CDS encoding sugar nucleotide-binding protein, whose product is MDDASAPVPHRTLLVGYGKLAARLAPRLLEAGGEVIALRRSDGPLPAGAAGVRADLAVPPVPPLPAVDAMLVTLPPGETASAYREALTHLAHALPVVPARTVFVSSTGVFDGAGAGQPLTEQDEPAPTTERSRGLQDGERAAVEIFDAVIVRPAGIYGPGRDFLLQKVREGAPSNHRRRTNRIHETDLVRALELLLRMDDPPRLVHAVDAAPAPLGDVVGFIARTLGVEVPADDASAEPSGFVYDGALLRSLLGELEYPTYETGYAEMIAASGRTDAGHP
- a CDS encoding MarR family winged helix-turn-helix transcriptional regulator, with the protein product MGIGDDAVEVRAQGWRTLAALHGLIETALERSLAEAVELSVVEYTVLDALDRQDGWHMRMQQLARAAALSPSATTRLVNRLEDRGLLTRILCADDRRGIYTELTPAGRELYERARPIHDAALEQVLEDAAAQPELAPVVDALHGVALPALAAG
- a CDS encoding MFS transporter, with the protein product MPLGLIALAIGAFGIGLTEFVIMGLLPEVARDFGVTESAAGWLISGYALAVVVGALVLTAAATRLPKKPVLLGLIVLFIIGNVLTALADDYGVAMLGRIIAALCHGAFFGIGSVVTAGLVAPEKKAGAIAIMFTGLTAANVFGVPFGTFLGQELGWRSTFWAISGIGVLAFIGIAALVPRLPRPTAQVSLRTELAAFRSGQVWFSLVVTILAFGGMFGAFTYIAYTLTEVSGFATSAVPWLLVLFGAGLVLGNWLGGRLADRAIDRTLVIFISALVVVLALFAVSAQSGIATIVALFLMGGFGFGTVPGLQSRVMQYAGGAPTLASGANIGAFNVGNALGAWAGGVGISAGLGYTSPIWMGAILTAVALVVMIIAAARGRSAGAQQPESTPTTAVPVG